Genomic DNA from Deinococcus humi:
TCGGTGCCCATTTCCGCGTGCCACTCGGCCCCGAACTTGAGGATCTGGGTGGCGGCGCAGAACGTCTCCACGTTGTTGATGGTGGTGGGCAGCCCGTAAAGGCCAGCGGCGGCGGGAAAGGGCGGCTTCAGTCGGGGGTTGGCGCGCAGCCCTTCCAGGCTGTTCATCAGGGCGGTTTCCTCGCCGCAGATGTAGGCCCCGGCTCCCCGGTGCAGGTGCAGCTGGAAGGCGAAACCGCTGCCCAGGATGTTCTGACCCAGCAGTCCGGCCCCGCGCGCCTCCTGAATGGCGGCCTCAATGCGCTGGGCGGCGTGGACGTACTCACCCCGGATATAGATGTAGCCCACGCTGGCGCGCATGGCGTACCCGGCGATGATCATGCCCTCAATCAACTGGTGCGGGTCTTCCGAGAGCAGGTAGCGGTCCTTGAAGCTGCCCGGTTCGGACTCGTCCGCATTGCAGATGATGTAGTGGGGCTTACCGTCGTTGAGCGGCATGAAAGACCACTTGAGACCGGTGGCGAAGCCCGCCCCGCCGCGTCCGCGCAGGCCGGATTTCTTGACCTCGTCGATCACGGCGTCCGCCCCCATGCCGAAGGCGCGCCCCACGGCCTCGTAACCGCCGTTGCGGCGATAGTAGCCGAGCGTCCAGCTGTCTGGCTGCCCGACGTGGGCGTAGAGGGTGGGGGCAAAGCGTGGGTCCTTGCCGCTGGTGATCGGCTTGGGCGGCGTGGGGGCAGTGTCTGGAAAGGTGGCGGTCACGCTTCACCTCCGTGGAAGGGCGGAAGCTGATTGAGGCCGGTGACGCTGGCCCCCACCGCCTCACCGCTCGCCAGCACCTGACGGCCCTCGGCGTTGACGGTCACAGGCACGGGGTTGTCGGGCAACGGCTGAAGATCGGCGCGCAGGGCTTTCAGAATGCTGGCGCACTTGCCCGGCGTCACTTTCTCGTAGTAGCCGTCGTCGTTGATCTGTATTAGCGGCGCGGTGCCGCAGGAGCCCAGGCATTCCACCTTCTGCACGCTGAAACGTCCGTCAGGGGAAACCTCGCCCGGCTGCACGTCCAGCTCCGAGACCAGGTGATCCCACAGTTCGTCCGAACCGGCCAGCGAGCACATCACCGTGCTGCACACCTGCAGGTGGTACTTGCCGGTGGGCAGCGTGTGGTAGGTGGAATAAAAGCTCATGACACTGCGGACTTCCGTGGCGGTGGTGCCGCACAGCGCGGCGATCTCGTCCATGCGCGAGCCGCTTACGAAGCCCTCGGCATCCTGAACCTCGCGTAGCAGGGGCATCAGCGCGCTGCGGCGGCCCTGCGGTGAGTCCGGGTAGCGCGAGAAGATATCGGCCACCAGCGTTTGTTTATCGGCGAAGTAACTCAAGCTTTGGCTCCCTTACCGGTCCACGTCCCCAAGCACGGGGTCGATGGTGGCGAGAATGGTGATCAGGTCTGCAAACTGCGCGCCCACGCAGGCGTACTCCAGCGCCTGCAGGTTGACGAAACTGGGGGCGCGAATCTTGACCCGGTACGGCATGCTGCCGCCGTCGCTGACGATGTAGTAACCCACCTCACCGCGCGCCGACTCGGTGGGCACGTAGACCTCGCCGACGGGCGGGTGAAAGCCCTCGGTGACCAGTTTGAAGTGGTGGATGACTGCCTCCATGCTGGTTTCCAGCTCCTGGCGCGGCGGCAGTGAGATCTTGCGGTTAGGATCCTTGACCGGGCCGGGCCTGAGCCGCGCCAGCGCCTGCCGGATGATCTTGATGCTCTCGCCGAATTCCCACAGGCGCATGTTGAAGCGCGCCAGACTGTCGCCGTCCTGGCTGGTCACGACGTTGAAGTCGTAGGTCTCGTAGCCGCAGTACGGGTTGTCCTTGCGGTTGTCCAGCGGCACGCCCGAAGCCCGCAGATTCGGTCCGGTCAGGCCCAGATCCAGGGCAACCTCGGGCGGAATGATGCCCACGCCGCGCGCCCGGTCCTGGAAGATAGGGTTCTCGGCAAATAGCGTGGTGTACTCCTGCACGCCCTTTTCCATCTGGTCCAGAAAGCGCGACACCATGGCAGGCCAGCCCTCGGGAATGTCACGGCTCAGGCCGCCCACACACAGATAGCCCTGGTTCATGCGGTAGCCACAGACAGCCTCGAACAGGTCCTGGCAGCTCTCCTTCTCGCGGAAGGCGTAGAAGAACGGCGTCAGCGCGCCGAGGTCCAGCAGGCCCGTGCCCACGAAGACCAGATGGCTGTGGATGCGCCCCAGTTCGTGCAGGATCACGCGGACGGTGGTGGCCCGCTCGGGCACCTCGGCCGAGAGCAGTTTTTCTACACTCAGCACGTACGCCAGCTCATGGCCGAAGCAGTGCAGGTAGTCGGTGCGCGGCGCGTAGGTCACGCCCTGCTGGTAGGTGCGGTGCTCGAAGGTCTTCTCGAAGCCGGTGTGCAGGTAACCCATGTGCGGCGTGACCTTGACCACGTACTCGCCGTCCATGTCCACCACCAGCCGCAAGACGCCGTGGGTGCTGGGGTGCTGCGGCCCCACGTTCAGCGACATGATCTCGGTGTGCAGCAGCGCTCCAGTCTGCCCCTGCATCCGCTCTCCGGAGATGGATTCCTGGTGGTCCGGGGTCATCTGGCGGCGCGGCAGGGTGCCCGAATCCGGGTTCTGCCTCAGGTCACGCAGGGTCTCGCGTTCCTTGACGGTGGTGCGGTCCTTGCTGCTGGTCATGCGAACCCTCCTTCACGCGGACAACAGGTCCGGAACAGAACCTCGCCCATCACTTCGGCCCTCCCTCCGGCATCACCGGGGGCAGGCGGTCCTCGCCGCGCCCGCGCCTCAGCTCACCCCGGTAGCCGGTCAGGCCGGATTGCTGCCCGGTGACGCCGGCACGGAAGGCGGCAGGGTCGAGGAAACGCCCGTCGCGGAATAATGTGGGCGTCTCGCCCAGCGGGAAGTCCTTGCGAAGAGGGTGACCTTCCAGATCGTCGGGGGTCAGCACCTTGCGCAGATCGGGGTGGCCGGCAAATTCGACGCCCATCAGGTCATAGACCTCGCGTTCCAGATAGTTGGCGGCCTTCCAGACCGGGTACAGGCTGTCCAGCGTCTCGCCCTCGTCCAGCCACACACGCAGGAACACGCGGCGGTGGTAATGGGGATGGTAGATGTTGTGCAGCACGGCAAAGCGCTTGGGCCGGGGCTGGTTGTAAGCCAGGTAATCGACGCCCACCGAGTCCATCAGCATGAAGCCGCGCTCCTTGAGGGCCTGCGCCACCTCACGCAGCCGCTCCGGGGGGACGAGGGCCGTGGGTTCCGCCGAGTCGTCCGCGGTCAGGCCAAGTTCGGCGATCAATCCGGTCACGTCGCGCGGATCTGCGGGTGGCGCGGAGACCGGCGCAGGCTCCACCGCGGCGGGACTGACCGTCACCACCGGGACCGAGTCCGGCGTGACCGTGATCGCCGGCGGCTGGCTGCGGACGACGGTCTGGGCCTGTGGGGGCTGTCCCTGCGACTGAGAGGACTGCATCCCTGCGTTCCGCCCGGTCAGGCGTTCAGGCTCCGGGGTGGTCCTGTCACCCTTGTCGCCCGTCATCTGGTCCACGCATCCACCATTGGGAGCTGGTGGCCCAGTTGATCGAAGGCCTCGCCGCGCACCTTCTTCTGAAGCTGCATCACGGCGTAAATCAGGGCTTCGGGCCTCGGCGGGCAGCCCGGCACGAAGATGTCCACCGGCACCACGCTGTCTACGTTCTGGACGATGGCGTAGTTGTTGAACATGCCCCCCGAACTGGCGCACGCCCCCATGCTGATCACCCACTTGGGATCGGGCATCTGGTCATACACCCGGCGCATGATCGGGGCCATCTTCTTGCTCAGGCGTCCGGCGACGATCATCACGTCGGCCTGCCGGGGGCTGGCACGGAACACCTCCGAGCCGAAGCGGGCCATGTCGTTGCGGCCGTTGGTACTGCTCATCATCTCGATGGCGCAGCACGCCAGCCCGAAGGTGGCGGGCCACAGGCTGTTGCTGCGGCCCCAGGCCACCAGTTTCTCCAGACTGGAAAACAGGATGCCCTCGGATTCCAGTTCCTGCCAGTCGCGGTCAATCAGTTCCTTGAGTGCCATGATCGCACCTCCGTTGTCCTGCTTTCCAGGTCCGGTGCAGGGCTCAAGATCCGCAGCCCTGAAGCCCACGCTGGCTCGTCGCCGCGCCTCAAACCTTTAGACGGGCCACCCTTTTGGCGGCACAGGGCGCCATTTATGCCCATTCCAGCACCCGCTTTTTCAGCACATAGACGTATCCCACCAGCAGCAGCAGCACGAAGGTCAGGGCCTCGAAGAAGGCAAAGGGAATCAGCTTCTGGTAGGCCACGGCCAGGGGATAGAAAAAGGCCGTCTCAATGTCGAACACGATGAACAGCATCGCCACCAGGTAGAAATGCACCGGGAAGCGCTGCCCGGTCCCCACGCCACCGTGTTCCGGATCGTTGCCTGATTCGTAGGCCATCAGCTTAGCGCGGCTGCCCTTCTTCGGCCCCAGGATGGCGCTGACGATGACGGCCAGCACGCCAATGCCCACGGCCACCAGCAACATGATTACGAAGTTGAGGTATTCGATAACGGCGCTCCTTTCTGCCCCGAATCTTCTCCTGATTCTCAACGACTCGTGAAAAACGGCACGAGAAGCATCA
This window encodes:
- the nuoD gene encoding NADH dehydrogenase (quinone) subunit D, encoding MQGQTGALLHTEIMSLNVGPQHPSTHGVLRLVVDMDGEYVVKVTPHMGYLHTGFEKTFEHRTYQQGVTYAPRTDYLHCFGHELAYVLSVEKLLSAEVPERATTVRVILHELGRIHSHLVFVGTGLLDLGALTPFFYAFREKESCQDLFEAVCGYRMNQGYLCVGGLSRDIPEGWPAMVSRFLDQMEKGVQEYTTLFAENPIFQDRARGVGIIPPEVALDLGLTGPNLRASGVPLDNRKDNPYCGYETYDFNVVTSQDGDSLARFNMRLWEFGESIKIIRQALARLRPGPVKDPNRKISLPPRQELETSMEAVIHHFKLVTEGFHPPVGEVYVPTESARGEVGYYIVSDGGSMPYRVKIRAPSFVNLQALEYACVGAQFADLITILATIDPVLGDVDR
- a CDS encoding NuoB/complex I 20 kDa subunit family protein codes for the protein MALKELIDRDWQELESEGILFSSLEKLVAWGRSNSLWPATFGLACCAIEMMSSTNGRNDMARFGSEVFRASPRQADVMIVAGRLSKKMAPIMRRVYDQMPDPKWVISMGACASSGGMFNNYAIVQNVDSVVPVDIFVPGCPPRPEALIYAVMQLQKKVRGEAFDQLGHQLPMVDAWTR
- a CDS encoding NADH-quinone oxidoreductase subunit C, with amino-acid sequence MTGDKGDRTTPEPERLTGRNAGMQSSQSQGQPPQAQTVVRSQPPAITVTPDSVPVVTVSPAAVEPAPVSAPPADPRDVTGLIAELGLTADDSAEPTALVPPERLREVAQALKERGFMLMDSVGVDYLAYNQPRPKRFAVLHNIYHPHYHRRVFLRVWLDEGETLDSLYPVWKAANYLEREVYDLMGVEFAGHPDLRKVLTPDDLEGHPLRKDFPLGETPTLFRDGRFLDPAAFRAGVTGQQSGLTGYRGELRRGRGEDRLPPVMPEGGPK
- the nuoF gene encoding NADH-quinone oxidoreductase subunit NuoF, translated to MTATFPDTAPTPPKPITSGKDPRFAPTLYAHVGQPDSWTLGYYRRNGGYEAVGRAFGMGADAVIDEVKKSGLRGRGGAGFATGLKWSFMPLNDGKPHYIICNADESEPGSFKDRYLLSEDPHQLIEGMIIAGYAMRASVGYIYIRGEYVHAAQRIEAAIQEARGAGLLGQNILGSGFAFQLHLHRGAGAYICGEETALMNSLEGLRANPRLKPPFPAAAGLYGLPTTINNVETFCAATQILKFGAEWHAEMGTEKSKGMKLFQVSGPVARPGVYELPLGTTFRELIYDWAGGPLEEMKAIIPGGSSCPLLRWDDKTLDTPMDYESVAAAGSMLGTGGVTVIPKADCIVNATWNMVRFYGHESCGKCTPCREGISSWMTRMYEKLVRGHGQPGDVQLILDMSENIGGRSFCALADACLGPVLSSIALFREEYDSLAQFQTPTYPPRNRWRDA
- a CDS encoding NADH-quinone oxidoreductase subunit A, translated to MLLVAVGIGVLAVIVSAILGPKKGSRAKLMAYESGNDPEHGGVGTGQRFPVHFYLVAMLFIVFDIETAFFYPLAVAYQKLIPFAFFEALTFVLLLLVGYVYVLKKRVLEWA
- the nuoE gene encoding NADH-quinone oxidoreductase subunit NuoE; this encodes MSYFADKQTLVADIFSRYPDSPQGRRSALMPLLREVQDAEGFVSGSRMDEIAALCGTTATEVRSVMSFYSTYHTLPTGKYHLQVCSTVMCSLAGSDELWDHLVSELDVQPGEVSPDGRFSVQKVECLGSCGTAPLIQINDDGYYEKVTPGKCASILKALRADLQPLPDNPVPVTVNAEGRQVLASGEAVGASVTGLNQLPPFHGGEA